One Acidobacteriota bacterium DNA window includes the following coding sequences:
- a CDS encoding xanthine dehydrogenase family protein molybdopterin-binding subunit, which yields MAEYKWPEEGKRTHIGKRISRLDGPDKVSGRAKYTYDINRPGMLFGKVLRSPFAHAKIISFDLSVAEKMPGVKAVKIIQEPGTEIQWAGDEIAVVAAETEAQAEDAMRAIKVTFEKLPHLVNEKNWDAVPESSRRKPSENIAGDPAKAFSGADVILEGEYGNDAITHCCLESHGLIAEWEDDKNLLVHQSTQSVSANAGQFAQALGLPAGNVRIHMDHIGGGFGSKFPVDRWGLEAAKVSKMAGGKPVKLMLERDAELMVAGSRPSAYAKVKIGAKKDGTIVAWESQAWGSGGVGNFSFANQLPYVLKVPDRKEVFSVVPTNTGPQRAWRAPNHPQACLITMAAFDDVAAKLGMDPLDLFLKNLSLAGVRQNVYRDELMKAAEMIEWKKLWRPRGEGAPGSTKTVKRGLGLSLHTWGGGGHASDCDLTVHPDGTVEIKMGTQDLGVGTRTVLAIVAADTFAIPLDQVKVHIGDSRYPVSGGSGGSTTVGGVSSSTRRAAVDALNQILEKIAPTMNTTPDKLEAVGGKIQEIGKPTNAMTWKQACAKLGTQPMTTRGKNPGKETLTTGGVGGVQMADVSVDIETGVVKMNNFVAVQDCGLIIDMKTCESQVFGAMIMGVTYALYEERVMDDQTGKMLNANMEFYRLAGLRDVGNFKVHMMTGKGYDERGVIGVGEPPTVSPGAAISNAVANAIGARVHSLPLTADRVLAALEKKGGKA from the coding sequence ATGGCTGAGTACAAATGGCCTGAAGAAGGCAAACGAACTCACATCGGCAAACGCATTTCACGCCTGGACGGGCCGGACAAAGTTTCCGGTCGCGCCAAATACACCTATGACATCAATCGTCCGGGAATGTTGTTTGGCAAAGTGCTGCGTTCGCCGTTCGCGCACGCCAAAATCATCAGCTTTGACCTGAGCGTTGCCGAAAAGATGCCCGGCGTCAAAGCCGTCAAAATCATTCAGGAACCCGGCACGGAAATTCAGTGGGCGGGCGACGAAATCGCTGTGGTGGCAGCGGAAACCGAAGCGCAGGCCGAAGACGCCATGCGCGCCATCAAGGTCACATTCGAAAAGCTCCCGCATTTGGTGAATGAAAAGAATTGGGACGCCGTTCCCGAATCCAGCCGCCGCAAACCCAGCGAAAACATCGCAGGCGATCCGGCCAAGGCATTTTCCGGCGCCGATGTCATTCTCGAAGGCGAGTACGGCAACGATGCCATCACGCATTGCTGCCTGGAATCGCACGGATTGATTGCCGAATGGGAAGACGACAAAAACCTGCTGGTTCACCAATCCACGCAATCGGTTTCGGCCAACGCAGGCCAATTTGCACAAGCCTTAGGGCTGCCCGCCGGAAACGTTCGCATCCACATGGATCACATCGGCGGCGGATTCGGCAGCAAATTCCCTGTGGATCGCTGGGGATTGGAAGCAGCCAAAGTGTCCAAGATGGCTGGCGGCAAACCGGTCAAGTTGATGTTGGAACGCGACGCCGAATTGATGGTCGCGGGTTCCCGCCCATCGGCTTATGCCAAAGTCAAAATCGGCGCGAAAAAAGACGGAACCATCGTCGCATGGGAATCCCAGGCCTGGGGCTCCGGCGGCGTGGGCAATTTCAGTTTCGCCAACCAGCTTCCCTACGTTCTGAAAGTTCCGGATCGTAAGGAAGTCTTTTCGGTGGTGCCGACCAACACCGGCCCGCAACGTGCGTGGCGCGCGCCGAATCATCCGCAAGCCTGTTTGATCACGATGGCCGCGTTTGACGATGTAGCCGCCAAGCTCGGGATGGATCCGCTCGATCTGTTTTTGAAAAACTTGTCGCTCGCGGGCGTTCGTCAAAACGTATACCGCGACGAATTGATGAAAGCCGCCGAGATGATCGAATGGAAAAAACTCTGGCGACCTCGCGGTGAAGGCGCTCCGGGCAGCACCAAGACCGTCAAACGCGGCTTAGGGCTTTCGCTGCACACCTGGGGCGGCGGCGGTCACGCCAGCGATTGCGACCTGACGGTTCATCCTGACGGAACGGTCGAAATCAAAATGGGCACGCAGGACTTGGGCGTAGGCACGCGCACCGTGCTGGCCATCGTTGCGGCGGATACCTTTGCGATTCCGCTGGATCAGGTCAAAGTGCACATCGGCGACAGCCGGTACCCGGTTTCGGGCGGCTCTGGTGGTTCGACGACCGTCGGCGGCGTCAGTTCTTCGACACGCCGAGCGGCAGTGGATGCACTGAACCAGATTCTGGAAAAAATCGCGCCGACAATGAACACCACACCCGACAAGCTGGAAGCCGTCGGCGGCAAAATTCAGGAAATCGGCAAACCGACCAACGCCATGACCTGGAAACAGGCTTGCGCCAAACTCGGCACACAACCGATGACCACGCGCGGCAAAAATCCCGGCAAGGAAACGTTGACCACGGGCGGCGTCGGAGGCGTGCAAATGGCCGACGTTTCGGTGGACATTGAAACCGGCGTCGTCAAAATGAATAACTTCGTCGCGGTGCAGGATTGCGGCTTGATCATTGACATGAAAACCTGCGAAAGTCAGGTGTTCGGCGCGATGATCATGGGTGTGACGTACGCGCTGTACGAAGAGCGCGTGATGGACGACCAAACCGGCAAAATGCTCAACGCCAACATGGAATTTTACCGCCTGGCCGGATTGCGCGATGTCGGCAATTTCAAGGTTCACATGATGACCGGCAAAGGGTACGACGAACGCGGCGTGATTGGCGTCGGCGAACCGCCAACGGTTTCGCCCGGCGCGGCGATTTCCAATGCCGTCGCCAACGCCATTGGCGCGCGCGTGCATTCGTTACCGCTCACCGCGGATCGCGTTTTGGCCGCGTTAGAAAAGAAAGGAGGCAAAGCGTAA
- a CDS encoding FAD binding domain-containing protein — MKNFEYASPTTKEQAVELLGKQWGETEVIAGGTDLLSLMKDYLVTPKRVVNIKGIAELRGVTINRAGGARIGALTSLEEMLDRLGRGYGALTQAAKEITSPQIRNMGTVGGDLCQRPRCWYFRAGFGLLAITENGEPLVPNGDNRYHAILGNDGPAYFVSASSLGPGLIALAAKISIFGPKGAREVDADKFFVAPKSAGERETVLAPNEIVTAINIPSTVGVRSATYEVRQREALDWPLVAASVAFKLDAARKVTSARIALGHVAPVPWKADEAAKFLIGKTITEDVAAEAGKLAVANAKALSRNGYKIQLAQVAVKRAILQAAA; from the coding sequence ATGAAAAACTTCGAGTACGCAAGCCCAACCACAAAAGAGCAAGCCGTTGAACTGCTCGGCAAACAATGGGGCGAGACGGAAGTTATTGCGGGTGGAACCGACCTGCTCAGCTTGATGAAAGATTACCTCGTCACGCCCAAGCGAGTGGTCAATATCAAAGGCATTGCGGAGCTTCGCGGCGTGACGATCAACCGCGCAGGCGGCGCTCGCATTGGAGCATTAACTTCACTGGAGGAAATGCTTGACCGCCTTGGACGCGGTTACGGCGCCTTGACCCAAGCGGCCAAGGAAATCACCAGCCCGCAGATTCGCAATATGGGAACTGTCGGCGGTGATCTGTGCCAACGTCCACGTTGTTGGTATTTCCGCGCGGGTTTCGGATTGCTGGCGATCACGGAAAACGGCGAGCCGCTGGTGCCCAATGGGGACAATCGCTACCACGCAATTCTGGGCAACGACGGCCCGGCGTATTTCGTCAGCGCGTCCAGCCTCGGGCCGGGATTGATCGCTTTGGCTGCGAAGATCAGCATCTTCGGGCCAAAAGGCGCGCGCGAAGTGGATGCGGACAAATTCTTTGTCGCGCCCAAATCCGCCGGCGAACGCGAAACGGTGCTCGCTCCAAACGAAATCGTGACCGCGATCAACATTCCGTCCACGGTTGGCGTACGCAGTGCGACGTACGAAGTTCGCCAACGCGAGGCTTTGGATTGGCCTCTGGTGGCGGCATCCGTGGCATTCAAGCTGGATGCGGCCAGGAAAGTCACCTCCGCGCGCATTGCGCTGGGACACGTCGCGCCTGTGCCATGGAAAGCCGATGAAGCGGCAAAATTCCTGATCGGTAAAACGATCACGGAAGACGTCGCCGCCGAAGCGGGCAAGCTCGCTGTGGCCAATGCCAAGGCGCTGAGCCGCAACGGATACAAGATTCAACTCGCTCAGGTCGCCGTCAAACGCGCGATTCTGCAAGCGGCTGCTTAA
- a CDS encoding DUF1326 domain-containing protein: MRKLTLIISFCFAVLLASSASAQQIYGDYIETRNADVWTGHCFAMSEVNLMGDQAIVGWHVSKGEWNGVKLDGMSVVGVAKASGTLGSPYENPFPAKAVLIFDDKATPAQRDALKAFAQEMGGELLKNVVRTETAPISISLEFTGEHPTGGQLQAGELASIITRQFTQRDKICGHEQTYYPPLTPTTHSMPAVASLDEFKGKGLGVSWSLREKRSAFVGHFAK, translated from the coding sequence ATGCGCAAACTGACTTTGATTATTTCGTTTTGCTTTGCGGTGCTGTTGGCTTCGTCGGCCAGCGCTCAGCAAATTTACGGCGATTACATTGAAACTCGTAACGCCGATGTGTGGACGGGTCATTGTTTCGCCATGTCAGAAGTCAACCTGATGGGCGATCAGGCCATCGTCGGCTGGCACGTGTCAAAAGGCGAATGGAACGGCGTCAAACTGGATGGCATGAGCGTGGTCGGTGTCGCCAAAGCTTCTGGCACGCTGGGCAGCCCGTACGAAAACCCATTCCCTGCCAAAGCCGTTTTGATTTTTGACGACAAAGCCACGCCTGCACAGCGCGACGCGTTGAAAGCCTTTGCCCAGGAAATGGGCGGCGAGTTGCTCAAAAACGTCGTTCGCACGGAAACCGCTCCGATCAGTATTTCGCTGGAATTCACCGGCGAACATCCGACCGGCGGCCAATTGCAAGCGGGTGAACTGGCCAGCATTATCACGCGCCAATTTACGCAGCGCGACAAAATCTGCGGCCACGAACAAACTTACTATCCGCCGTTGACGCCGACGACGCACAGCATGCCTGCGGTCGCTTCATTGGATGAATTCAAAGGAAAAGGGTTGGGCGTAAGCTGGTCGCTTCGCGAAAAACGCAGCGCTTTCGTCGGTCATTTTGCTAAATAA
- a CDS encoding TonB-dependent receptor, with protein sequence MKKLITIIALLCVSLGTALAQTNTGRLVGTIASSDGVIAGANITITDDKTGKERTVVSAGDGSFTVPQLEVGTYTVKVTANGFKTFTATDVKIDIGREYALTATLEIGRVEDAVTVAAGVDVLNATNGELSTTVSNKQIIELPLNGRNPLNLIALQPGVSQNGAQNTSINGLRTSFTNITRDGLNVQDGFIRSNATDFSPNRPSVDNIGEFTITTTNSGADQNGGAQIRQVTPRGENKFHGSAFEFNRNTAFAANNFFNNRSGIENPFLNRNNFGGKILGPMPLPRFGQGGSSWLKDKGFFFFGYEGLRTRQSSLATRTILLPGAAQGNFTYRDNANVTRTANLFSLLPANSGITGVDPLVTQNILSALPTAGNRADVGDQLNTTGISFNRPSNSDRDVYTTRLDYDINEHHSINGIYDYNKENNLRPDVDGTQGFTTIPSVIQSSTNKLLVLAYRWTPNGRFSNELRGGSFRSVVPFTNTNAATANYINPTLISNPVVTFQNQGRYTRYYNIQDNADLAWGKHGLRFGGQLQFQQVDAYNDAGIVPTYNLGTNANTPTLLASQFQGGISTTQLATANSLLALLGGIVTGGSQSFNVESKTSGFQPVTRLQDFRYGDHSLYIQDQWRALPSLTLNLGLRYELYTGLKQNNGLALEAVIPKGADPVQTILNPIGTYNYIGGNAGVENQFYKTDKNNFAPIISVAWMPANWGKYGKFLFGEGNKTVLRGAYRQSYLNDQMITALNNAAVGNSGLGTTTVNAINPLTNNTQLNGRLNALPGISSPGVPVVPRTFAQNNTAAFSNFGTVFAIDPGIQTPKVQEYSFGIQREFGANAFEIRYVGTRGDNLWRSIDYNQIDIVNNGFLADFNRARANFLLTGNPSCTTAQNAGCQALTVFPNLVGGGNLAAAANRNQLVAGTPADLALVYIQSGQTGTVKFLPNPGTGVANLFTNGAKFRYNSLQTEFRRRFTRGLYFQANYTFQKTLSNGIGTSQQLVEPFLDNARPELEYSRADFDSTHNFKLNAIYELPFGTGRKFFSGSGRVVDAIIGGWQISPIVTVSSGAPISIFDPRGTYNRAGRSGRQTAVTSLTKDQIKDLFGVYKLEAGNPQGLPAGIYYINPSVINTTGRATEGYGTTPFAGQVFFNNAPGQTSGLERAFINGPWFTNIDATLAKNFKIKESVRFQLRLEAFNALNHTNFFFGQGQNINSTTFGRITSAFAPRIIQIGGRLDF encoded by the coding sequence ATGAAAAAACTGATAACGATCATTGCCTTGCTCTGCGTCAGTCTTGGAACGGCTTTGGCACAGACAAACACAGGACGATTGGTGGGAACCATCGCCAGTTCTGATGGTGTTATTGCAGGTGCCAACATTACGATTACCGACGATAAGACTGGAAAAGAAAGAACCGTTGTGTCGGCCGGAGACGGCAGCTTCACTGTGCCACAACTCGAAGTCGGCACCTACACGGTTAAAGTCACTGCCAATGGTTTTAAAACCTTTACTGCGACCGACGTCAAAATTGACATCGGGCGTGAATACGCATTGACAGCGACACTGGAAATTGGACGCGTCGAAGACGCTGTAACAGTCGCGGCTGGCGTTGACGTGCTGAACGCGACCAACGGTGAATTAAGCACAACCGTCAGCAACAAACAAATTATCGAACTGCCGCTGAACGGACGCAATCCTCTTAACCTGATTGCCTTGCAACCGGGTGTTTCTCAAAACGGCGCGCAAAACACTTCCATCAATGGTCTGCGCACATCGTTCACAAACATTACGCGCGATGGTCTGAACGTCCAGGACGGGTTCATCCGTTCAAACGCAACAGACTTTTCTCCGAACCGTCCCTCGGTGGATAACATTGGTGAGTTCACCATCACAACCACCAATTCCGGCGCTGACCAGAATGGCGGTGCACAAATCCGCCAGGTGACGCCTCGCGGCGAAAACAAATTCCACGGCTCGGCCTTTGAGTTCAACCGCAACACTGCGTTTGCCGCCAACAACTTCTTTAACAACCGCAGCGGCATTGAAAACCCTTTTCTGAACCGGAACAACTTCGGTGGCAAGATTCTTGGACCGATGCCGCTTCCGCGTTTCGGACAAGGTGGTTCATCCTGGTTGAAAGACAAAGGCTTCTTCTTCTTCGGTTACGAGGGACTCAGAACTCGCCAGTCTTCATTGGCCACCCGCACGATTCTGTTGCCGGGAGCGGCACAGGGCAATTTCACGTATCGTGACAATGCCAACGTTACCCGTACAGCCAATCTCTTTTCACTGTTGCCGGCCAACTCAGGAATCACCGGAGTTGATCCGCTTGTCACTCAGAATATCCTTTCCGCGTTGCCGACTGCTGGCAACCGCGCGGATGTCGGCGACCAATTGAATACGACCGGTATCAGCTTTAACCGTCCTTCAAATTCGGATCGTGATGTTTACACGACTCGCCTTGATTACGACATCAATGAGCATCATTCGATCAACGGCATTTACGATTACAACAAGGAAAACAACCTGCGTCCCGACGTTGACGGAACGCAAGGGTTCACCACCATTCCTTCCGTGATTCAATCCTCGACCAACAAACTGCTGGTTCTGGCTTATCGCTGGACTCCGAATGGACGGTTCAGCAATGAACTTCGCGGTGGTTCGTTCCGCAGCGTGGTCCCGTTTACCAACACCAACGCAGCGACTGCGAACTACATCAATCCCACGTTGATCAGCAACCCGGTTGTTACTTTCCAAAATCAGGGACGTTACACCCGTTATTACAACATTCAGGACAACGCCGATCTGGCCTGGGGCAAACATGGCCTGCGGTTTGGCGGACAGTTGCAGTTCCAGCAAGTGGATGCTTATAACGATGCGGGCATTGTTCCAACTTACAATTTGGGAACCAACGCCAACACTCCCACCTTACTGGCCAGCCAGTTCCAAGGAGGCATTTCAACTACTCAGTTGGCGACAGCAAATTCCTTGTTAGCTTTGCTGGGCGGCATCGTCACGGGCGGTTCTCAATCGTTTAACGTTGAGAGCAAAACTTCCGGCTTCCAACCTGTAACCCGGTTGCAGGATTTCCGTTACGGCGACCATTCGCTTTACATTCAGGATCAGTGGAGAGCGTTGCCGTCCCTGACGCTCAACCTGGGCTTGCGCTACGAGCTTTATACAGGCTTGAAGCAGAACAACGGCCTGGCGCTGGAAGCGGTGATTCCGAAAGGCGCCGACCCGGTTCAGACGATTCTCAATCCGATTGGCACTTACAATTACATTGGCGGCAACGCCGGTGTGGAAAATCAATTCTACAAGACGGACAAAAACAACTTCGCTCCCATCATCAGCGTTGCCTGGATGCCGGCCAACTGGGGCAAATATGGCAAATTCCTTTTTGGCGAAGGTAACAAGACGGTTTTGCGCGGTGCTTACCGCCAGAGCTATCTGAACGACCAGATGATCACGGCGCTGAACAACGCCGCAGTCGGCAACTCCGGTCTGGGCACGACCACGGTCAATGCCATCAACCCTTTGACCAATAACACCCAGCTCAACGGCAGATTGAATGCACTGCCGGGAATCAGTTCTCCGGGAGTTCCAGTCGTTCCGCGCACCTTTGCGCAGAACAACACCGCCGCATTCAGCAATTTCGGCACTGTTTTCGCGATTGATCCCGGCATTCAAACGCCAAAGGTTCAGGAATACAGCTTTGGCATTCAGCGCGAATTCGGAGCCAATGCATTCGAAATCCGCTACGTTGGCACACGCGGTGACAATCTGTGGCGCAGCATTGATTACAACCAGATTGACATCGTCAACAATGGCTTCCTGGCTGATTTCAATCGTGCGCGCGCCAACTTTCTGTTGACGGGCAATCCGAGCTGCACCACCGCGCAGAATGCCGGTTGCCAGGCGCTGACGGTTTTCCCGAATCTGGTCGGCGGCGGAAACCTTGCAGCAGCGGCAAACCGCAATCAACTGGTTGCCGGAACTCCGGCTGATCTGGCGTTGGTTTATATCCAGAGCGGTCAGACCGGAACGGTGAAGTTCCTGCCGAACCCAGGAACCGGCGTCGCCAACCTGTTCACGAACGGAGCGAAATTCCGCTACAACAGCTTGCAGACGGAATTCCGCCGCCGCTTCACCCGTGGACTGTATTTCCAGGCCAACTACACCTTCCAGAAAACGCTGAGCAACGGCATCGGTACTTCGCAGCAGTTGGTCGAACCGTTCCTGGACAACGCTCGTCCGGAACTGGAATATTCACGCGCTGATTTCGATTCAACGCACAACTTCAAACTGAATGCGATCTATGAACTGCCTTTCGGCACCGGCAGGAAATTCTTTAGTGGTTCAGGCCGTGTTGTGGATGCCATCATTGGTGGCTGGCAAATCAGCCCGATCGTGACGGTCAGTTCCGGCGCGCCAATTTCGATCTTCGATCCGCGCGGCACATACAACCGCGCAGGTCGTTCAGGCCGACAAACGGCGGTCACGTCGCTGACCAAAGATCAGATCAAGGATCTGTTTGGTGTCTACAAGCTGGAAGCAGGAAATCCGCAAGGGTTGCCGGCAGGCATCTACTACATCAATCCTTCGGTCATCAATACGACCGGCCGCGCAACCGAAGGCTACGGCACAACTCCGTTCGCCGGACAGGTCTTCTTTAACAATGCGCCGGGACAGACCAGCGGTTTGGAACGCGCATTCATCAACGGACCGTGGTTCACCAACATTGATGCCACGCTGGCGAAGAATTTCAAGATCAAAGAAAGCGTTCGCTTCCAGCTTCGTTTGGAGGCCTTCAACGCACTCAATCATACGAACTTCTTCTTTGGACAGGGCCAGAACATCAACAGCACAACGTTTGGACGCATTACGTCGGCCTTCGCTCCGCGAATCATTCAGATTGGCGGACGTCTGGACTTCTAA
- a CDS encoding Rne/Rng family ribonuclease translates to MKVLPGMQSAFVDIGLERDSFLYVSDFFDEDLEEDEVEKAEAPRPQKIERQQRPPIIRPSKMVEPESVAEADAEEEIDLQVAALRHIEEISEEPVIEPAPDDEILEDSETIAEASEKPEGRGARQRRQKRLRYAEPTEEETTVAATADQAEEESAKPDADNEDESYGGRRRRRGRGRGRGKNEDVAETSETEEAAPPIKLRLREVEGQVLVHHEPFERIVDDEDETAGDMLRDAMIQERIAGWIHEEERRTSIIDVAPTPEIHVGGLQNSFAKSSDFERISDGEDLYELPVASPAADQRIEDSSETEFATHNALADAAPEVEAGEAAETPVADTEPIHHAAAEPLIRWEIEPVAWPEAIATEPASVQEPATPTASVEPAKTAIVEMESDVEVLSLNPPSVEFGEAENESQAENTDATEEDAGELKDASAKVRGRSRKGEMATRRGGRGRRRSYRQRTTTDATVDTEERDDHEADADEEPAPLAPLLPTRANDKGAERYQRPVISDLLREGQEIIVQIAKEPIGQKGARITSHVALPGRYIVYMPTVEHIGVSRKIGTDEERQRLRRTLHQMRAEAGAPGGFIVRTAASGCTTEELREDMNYLIRTWTDIRRRSERVKSPAIVHRDLDLVQRILRDQLSQDYTAIRVDNELEYERIVDFVNRFAPKLVNRVKLYTKETPILEAYGVQPEVDKAVKPRVWLKSGGYIVINQTEALVAIDVNTGKFVGKSNRLEDTIVKTNLEAAKEIVRQIRLRDLGGIIVLDFIDMEERRNRQKVMQALEQEIRSDRSPSKILQFNDFGLVAVTRKRVKQSLERTLCTPCHYCSGGGMIKSSQTVCYEILAEARRIAKDIDDTNEIILRVNPEVAKALRGVERDVLAEIEAYLGGIVSIKSDPTVHQEQFDIALA, encoded by the coding sequence ATGAAAGTGCTGCCCGGCATGCAATCCGCCTTTGTAGACATCGGGTTGGAGCGCGATTCGTTTCTTTATGTTTCGGACTTCTTCGACGAAGACCTGGAAGAAGATGAAGTAGAAAAAGCGGAAGCTCCGCGCCCACAAAAAATCGAGCGACAACAACGCCCTCCCATTATTCGCCCGTCGAAAATGGTTGAACCGGAATCTGTCGCCGAAGCGGATGCGGAAGAAGAGATTGATTTGCAGGTTGCGGCTTTGCGTCACATCGAAGAGATTTCGGAAGAGCCCGTCATTGAACCTGCACCGGATGATGAAATTCTCGAAGACAGCGAAACTATTGCCGAAGCATCGGAAAAACCGGAAGGACGCGGCGCCCGTCAGCGTCGGCAGAAGCGGTTGCGTTATGCGGAACCGACTGAGGAAGAGACGACAGTCGCAGCTACTGCTGACCAGGCTGAGGAAGAATCTGCAAAGCCTGATGCCGATAATGAAGATGAGTCGTATGGCGGTCGCCGTCGCCGTCGCGGACGCGGTCGTGGGCGCGGCAAAAATGAAGATGTTGCGGAAACATCGGAAACAGAAGAGGCTGCGCCACCGATAAAATTGAGGCTAAGAGAGGTCGAAGGACAAGTTCTGGTGCACCACGAACCTTTCGAGCGCATCGTTGATGATGAAGACGAAACGGCAGGCGATATGTTGCGCGATGCGATGATTCAGGAACGGATCGCCGGTTGGATTCACGAAGAAGAGCGGCGGACTTCGATCATTGATGTTGCGCCGACACCGGAAATTCATGTCGGCGGATTACAGAATTCCTTTGCGAAATCTTCCGATTTCGAGCGCATCAGTGACGGCGAAGATTTGTATGAATTGCCGGTTGCATCTCCGGCAGCCGATCAACGAATTGAAGATTCCTCTGAAACCGAATTCGCAACGCACAATGCTTTAGCAGACGCCGCGCCGGAGGTTGAAGCGGGCGAAGCCGCTGAAACGCCCGTTGCCGATACTGAACCTATTCATCACGCTGCCGCAGAACCCCTGATCCGTTGGGAAATTGAACCTGTCGCCTGGCCCGAAGCCATTGCGACAGAACCAGCTTCGGTTCAGGAGCCGGCAACACCAACCGCGTCAGTTGAACCGGCCAAGACAGCGATTGTCGAAATGGAATCCGATGTGGAAGTGCTTTCCCTGAATCCGCCCAGCGTCGAATTCGGCGAAGCGGAAAACGAATCCCAAGCAGAAAATACGGATGCAACGGAAGAAGACGCTGGAGAATTGAAAGATGCCAGCGCCAAAGTTCGCGGACGTTCGCGTAAAGGAGAAATGGCAACTCGGCGCGGAGGCCGCGGTCGTCGTCGCAGTTACCGACAACGCACAACAACCGATGCAACGGTTGATACCGAAGAGCGTGACGATCACGAAGCCGATGCCGATGAGGAGCCTGCGCCGCTCGCTCCGTTATTGCCGACGCGCGCAAATGACAAAGGCGCGGAGCGGTATCAACGCCCGGTCATTTCCGATCTATTACGCGAAGGGCAGGAGATTATCGTTCAAATCGCCAAAGAACCCATCGGTCAGAAAGGCGCGCGCATCACGTCGCATGTCGCTTTGCCTGGCCGTTACATCGTGTACATGCCGACAGTGGAACACATCGGCGTTTCCCGCAAAATCGGAACCGACGAAGAGCGCCAGCGGTTGCGCCGCACGTTGCACCAGATGCGCGCCGAGGCCGGAGCGCCCGGCGGATTCATCGTTCGCACGGCGGCCAGCGGTTGCACGACCGAAGAGTTGCGCGAAGACATGAACTATTTGATTCGCACCTGGACGGACATTCGCCGCCGTTCGGAGCGAGTCAAATCTCCGGCCATCGTTCACCGCGACCTGGATTTGGTGCAGCGCATTTTGCGCGACCAGTTGTCCCAGGATTACACCGCCATCCGCGTGGACAACGAATTGGAATACGAACGGATTGTGGACTTCGTCAATCGCTTCGCGCCGAAGCTGGTCAATCGCGTCAAGCTATACACGAAGGAAACTCCGATTCTGGAAGCCTACGGCGTACAGCCGGAAGTGGACAAGGCCGTCAAACCGCGCGTGTGGTTGAAATCCGGCGGGTACATCGTTATCAACCAGACTGAGGCCTTGGTCGCCATTGACGTCAACACCGGCAAATTCGTCGGCAAATCGAATCGGTTGGAAGACACCATCGTCAAAACCAACCTGGAAGCCGCCAAAGAAATCGTACGCCAAATTCGCTTGCGCGATCTGGGCGGCATCATCGTGCTGGATTTCATTGATATGGAAGAGCGCCGCAATCGTCAGAAAGTGATGCAGGCATTGGAGCAGGAAATCCGCAGCGATCGTTCGCCGTCGAAGATTTTGCAGTTCAACGATTTCGGTTTGGTGGCCGTGACGCGTAAACGTGTCAAACAGTCATTGGAACGCACGCTTTGCACACCATGCCATTACTGCAGCGGCGGGGGCATGATCAAAAGCTCGCAAACCGTCTGTTATGAAATCCTGGCCGAAGCTCGCCGTATCGCCAAGGACATTGACGACACCAACGAAATCATTCTGCGTGTCAATCCTGAAGTTGCCAAAGCTTTGCGTGGCGTTGAACGCGACGTGCTGGCCGAAATCGAGGCTTACCTGGGCGGGATCGTTTCCATCAAGAGCGATCCAACCGTTCATCAGGAACAGTTCGACATTGCTTTGGCTTGA